A segment of the Bradyrhizobium sp. CCBAU 53340 genome:
GTTCGACAAGATCAAGATCGACCGTTGTTTCGTCGCCGACATCGCCGAGTCCAGCGGATCACCCGTGATCGTGCAGGCGGTGGTGAACATCGCCACCACCAGCAACATGACGACGGTCGCCGAAGGCGTCGAGACCGAGGCGCAGCGCGAGATGCTGCGCGCGCTCGGTTGCACCGAGATGCAGGGCTATCTGTTCAGCAAGCCGAGACCGGCGGCCGAGGTACGCAAATTGTTCGGTCCGGGCGACGCTTTGCCTGTGGCGGCGGTGGCCTGAGATGCAAAAACGCATCAAGACCCCTTCCAGGAAGGCTCCTGCCAAGGCCGTCGACATCGCGGATTCCTACGCGGTGCGGCTGATGCAGCATCTGGTGGTGCCGACCTTCGTGATCGATCCGAAGCGGCGCGTCGTGATCTGGAACAGGGCCTGCGAGCGGCTGACCGGCGTTGCTGCCGCTGATGTGATCGGCACCAACAAGCACTGGCAGGCCTTCTACGAGACCAAGCGTCCCTGCCTTGCCGATCTGGTCGCGCTCGACCAGCCCGAGCAGCTGCCGGAATTCTATCCGGAATATGCCGCGCGCGGCCATAACGGGCTCGGCTTTTCCGCCGAGAACTGGTGCGTGATGCCGAAGCTCGGCAGCCAGCTTTATCTCGCGATCGACGCCGGTCCGATCCATGACGAGGCCGGCAATCTAATCGCGGTCGTGGAGACGCTGCGCGATCTTACCGACCAGAAGCGCGCCGAGACGGCCCTGAAGGAGCTCGCCACCAAGGACGGGCTGACCGGGCTGTCGAACCGCCGCGCGTTCGACCAGATGCTGATGAGCGAGTGGGCGCGCGCCCAGCGGACGCGGAAGTCGCTGGCCCTGCTGTTCGTCGACGTCGATCATTTCAAGCTGTTCAACGATCAGCATGGCCACCAGAGCGGCGATGAGTGCCTGCGGGCGGTCGCCGGTGTCGTCAGCGGCTACGCCACGCGCCCGCTCGACCTTGCCAGCCGCTACGGCGGCGAGGAATTCGCGCTGATCCTGCCCGACATGAGCTGCGACGATGCCTGCGCCATAGCCGAAGAGATCCGCCGCGCCGTCATGGCGCTGCGGATCGTCCACGGCGCGCATGGGGCCGGCAGCCATGTCACCCTCAGTGTCGGCGTTGCCAGTCACGTCCCCGGCGAGGCCGATCGCGCCCCCGACCATCTCCTGGGCGAGGCGGACCAGGCCCTCTATGCCGCCAAGCGTCTCGGCCGCAACCGCGTGGTCTGCTCCGAGCGCGTGCTGGCCGAATTCACAGGGCTCGGCCGGGATAATGGGCCAGTTCCTGCCGCCGCCCCGCGCAAATCGGCCTGAACCGCTGCGATTGCCGCGGCCAGACCGGTTGCTCCCCCCTCGCCATTAGGCTAAATGAAGCCTCGCTGCACCCGTAGCTCAGCTGGATAGAGCGTTGCCCTCCGAAGGCAAAGGTCACACGTTCGAATCGTGTCGGGTGCGCCATTTCGCGGCTTTCAACGCGGTGGGCGCAATAATCGGTTGATGAGCTGAACCAGGGTGCCCTCCAACTCTTCCGGAGAGCTGATGGTGATACCCTGCTTGTAGTAGTGCTCGACCGGGTGACCGATGCCGATCGCTGCAAGCTGGATGTCACCGGCCTGCTCGATCTCGCCGGTGACCCGCCGCAAATGATCGTCCAGATATCCCCCTCCGTTCGCCTGCAATGTGGAATCGTCGACCGGCGCACCGTCGGACAGCACAATCAGGCATTTCCGCCTTTCTTCACGCTGCCGCAAACGCGACACAGCCCATTCGACGGCCTCGCCGTCGATATTCTCCTTGACGAGGTCTGGCCGTAGCATCGCGGCGCAGTGCCGCGCACTCAGCTTCTCGCCGGCGCTGCAATAGACGATGTGCAACAGGTCGTTCAGTCGCCCAGGGTAGGGAGGTCGGCCGTTCCTCAGCCATTTTTCCCAGCTTCGGCCGCCCTTCCAACGCGCAGTCGTAAAACCGAGCACTTCCTGCCTTGCTCCGAGACTATCGAGCAGATCCGAAGCGATCAGCGCCGCCCTGGCCGCAAACAGCATCGGTTGTCCGCGCATTGATCCGGAATGATCGATGAGCAATGACACGATGGCATCAGCAGCACCGGGAGCGGAGCTGTCTTGCGGCTGGGCAGTCCCGACGTGCGCACGCCGTGCAGCAAGGTCCTTTTCGAGGTCGTACAGCTGTTCGGGATCGACCTCCGGAAAGCGCTTGGCCCAGTTCCGGTCTGACCCCGGGAGCGCCGCCAGGATCGAGTCCAAATCGTTGACCTTGGTCTCCACGTCGAAGTCTCGGGTATAGACTTGATAAGGCCGATCGGGATCGAATCGAACCGGGCGACGCGATCTCCGAAGCGATGGCAAAAAGCTCAACGCAATCAGCGCAACGAGCATCGTCATGAACGCGTTACGCCAAAGCAAGGCGGGCTCCAGTGATCTCGACGATAATGTGCAGCGCGTGACAGCAGTCCAAGTGGTCGCACCACCATATGGGACATGCTATTCTAGCTCAGGTAAGCCGCCAATCGACAGCGATCAGAAGGTCCATGCTCGCAATTCGTCCAGTACCCGATCCAGCACGCTCTCGAATTCGCACGTCTCGGTCTGCCGGAACAGACGCACGCTCGGATACCAGGGGCTGTCCGTGCGGTCGAGCAGCCAGCGATAATCGGGCGTCCACGGCAGCAGGATCCACGTTGGGCAGCC
Coding sequences within it:
- a CDS encoding diguanylate cyclase, translated to MQKRIKTPSRKAPAKAVDIADSYAVRLMQHLVVPTFVIDPKRRVVIWNRACERLTGVAAADVIGTNKHWQAFYETKRPCLADLVALDQPEQLPEFYPEYAARGHNGLGFSAENWCVMPKLGSQLYLAIDAGPIHDEAGNLIAVVETLRDLTDQKRAETALKELATKDGLTGLSNRRAFDQMLMSEWARAQRTRKSLALLFVDVDHFKLFNDQHGHQSGDECLRAVAGVVSGYATRPLDLASRYGGEEFALILPDMSCDDACAIAEEIRRAVMALRIVHGAHGAGSHVTLSVGVASHVPGEADRAPDHLLGEADQALYAAKRLGRNRVVCSERVLAEFTGLGRDNGPVPAAAPRKSA
- a CDS encoding cobalamin biosynthesis protein CobT yields the protein MTMLVALIALSFLPSLRRSRRPVRFDPDRPYQVYTRDFDVETKVNDLDSILAALPGSDRNWAKRFPEVDPEQLYDLEKDLAARRAHVGTAQPQDSSAPGAADAIVSLLIDHSGSMRGQPMLFAARAALIASDLLDSLGARQEVLGFTTARWKGGRSWEKWLRNGRPPYPGRLNDLLHIVYCSAGEKLSARHCAAMLRPDLVKENIDGEAVEWAVSRLRQREERRKCLIVLSDGAPVDDSTLQANGGGYLDDHLRRVTGEIEQAGDIQLAAIGIGHPVEHYYKQGITISSPEELEGTLVQLINRLLRPPR